The Vulpes vulpes isolate BD-2025 chromosome 10, VulVul3, whole genome shotgun sequence genome has a window encoding:
- the RAB36 gene encoding ras-related protein Rab-36 isoform X8 produces MVIAQRVRSVLEASAAPPRRSGCYSDLSVEPRVDSFRCELRPEPVPDARDSSDALGSSVVLVAMVIAATGPARPGRAAPGAFATPAGHSGRMRSSLTSLGPPVSRDRIITSFPKWYTPDACLQLKEHFHGQVSTTCQRRNTGTVGLRLSKVVVVGDLYVGKTSLIHRFCKNVFDRDYKATIGVDFEIERFEIAGIPYSLQIWDTAGQEKFKCIASAYYRGAQGEHPGDGLSHIWQEAPTGLITSPGPPPRHQICPPRTTEKIPSQPLGMRRLLSSQLGLGLASAVTSCRDPVLVIITAFDLTDVQTLEHTRQWLEDALRENEPGSCFVFLVGTKKDLLSGAACKQAEVEAVRLANEMQAEYWSVSAKTGENVKAFFSRVAALAFEQSVLQDLERRSSARAQVGDGDLIRMEESPPETQESTPSSSLGCC; encoded by the exons ATGGTGATCGCCCAGCGCGTGCGCAGTGTCCTGGAAGCTTCTGCAGCTCCCCCGAGACGCTCTGGTTGCTACAGTGACCTCTCGGTGGAACCGCGTGTGGACTCTTTCCGATGTGAGCTCCGCCCAGAGCCCGTCCCTGACGCCAGAGATTCGTCAGACGCCCTCGGGTCCAGCGTGGTGCTGGTTGCTATGGTGATCGCGGCCACCGGCCCCGCCAGACCAGGTCGCGCAGCTCCTGGAGCCTTTGCAACTCCCGCGG GACACTCTGGAAGGATGAGGTCTTCGCTGACGTCTTTGGGGCCACCTGTGAGCCGGGACCGCATCATCACCAGCTTCCCTAAG TGGTACACCCCTGACGCCTGCCTGCAGCTCAAGGAGCACTTCCATGGGCAGGTCAGCACCACCTGCCAGCGCAGGAACACAGGGACTGTGGG GCTCCGACTCTCCAAGGTGGTTGTCGTTGGCGATCTCTACGTGGGCAAGACCAGCCTCATCCACAG GTTTTGCAAGAATGTCTTTGACCGTGACTACAAGGCCACCATCGGGGTGGACTTTGAAATCGAGCGCTTCGAGATCGCTGGGATTCCCTACAGCCTGCAGAT CTGGGACACCGCAGGGCAGGAGAAGTTCAAGTGCATCGCATCTGCCTACTACCGGGGTGCCCAGGGTGAGCATCCGGGTGATGGCCTCAGCCACATATGGCAGGAGGCTCCCACTGGGCTCATAACAAGTCCAGGTCCTCCGCCCAGGCACCAAATCTGCCCTCCAAGAACCACTGAGAAAATCCCCAGCCAGCCCTTGGGGATGAGGAGACTGCTTTCCAGCCAGCTGGGCCTGGGGTTGGCCTCAGCAGTCACATCCTGCAGGGACCCTGTGCTTG TGATCATCACAGCCTTCGACCTCACTGACGTGCAGACTCTGGAGCACACCAGGCAA TGGCTGGAGGATGCACTCAGGGAGAACGAGCCGGGCTCCTGCTTCGTGTTCCTCGTTGGAACAAAGAAGGACCTTCTG TCAGGGGCTGCATGTAAGCAGGCAGAGGTGGAGGCTGTGCGCCTGGCCAACGAGATGCAGGCCGAGTACTGGTCGGTGTCAGCGAAGACAG GGGAGAACGTGAAGGCATTCTTCAGCCGTGTAGCTGCCCTGGCATTCGAGCAGTCGGTTCTGCAAGACTTGGAGAGGAGGAGCAGCGCCCGGGCCCAGGTCGGCGACGGAGACCTCATCC GAATGGAGGAGAGTCCACCCGAGACCCAGGAGAGCACGCCGTCCTCCAGCCTGGGTTGCTGTTAG
- the RAB36 gene encoding ras-related protein Rab-36 isoform X9 — translation MVIAQRVRSVLEASAAPPRRSGCYSDLSVEPRVDSFRCELRPEPVPDARDSSDALGSSVVLVAMVIAATGPARPGRAAPGAFATPAGHSGRMRSSLTSLGPPVSRDRIITSFPKWYTPDACLQLKEHFHGQVSTTCQRRNTGTVGLRLSKVVVVGDLYVGKTSLIHRFCKNVFDRDYKATIGVDFEIERFEIAGIPYSLQIWDTAGQEKFKCIASAYYRGAQGEHPGDGLSHIWQEAPTGLITSPGPPPRHQICPPRTTEKIPSQPLGMRRLLSSQLGLGLASAVTSCRDPVLVIITAFDLTDVQTLEHTRQWLEDALRENEPGSCFVFLVGTKKDLLSGAACKQAEVEAVRLANEMQAEYWSVSAKTGENVKAFFSRVAALAFEQSVLQDLERRSSARAQVGDGDLIRMEESPPETQESTPSSSLGCC, via the exons ATGGTGATCGCCCAGCGCGTGCGCAGTGTCCTGGAAGCTTCTGCAGCTCCCCCGAGACGCTCTGGTTGCTACAGTGACCTCTCGGTGGAACCGCGTGTGGACTCTTTCCGATGTGAGCTCCGCCCAGAGCCCGTCCCTGACGCCAGAGATTCGTCAGACGCCCTCGGGTCCAGCGTGGTGCTGGTTGCTATGGTGATCGCGGCCACCGGCCCCGCCAGACCAGGTCGCGCAGCTCCTGGAGCCTTTGCAACTCCCGCGG GACACTCTGGAAGGATGAGGTCTTCGCTGACGTCTTTGGGGCCACCTGTGAGCCGGGACCGCATCATCACCAGCTTCCCTAAG TGGTACACCCCTGACGCCTGCCTGCAGCTCAAGGAGCACTTCCATGGGCAGGTCAGCACCACCTGCCAGCGCAGGAACACAGGGACTGTGGG GCTCCGACTCTCCAAGGTGGTTGTCGTTGGCGATCTCTACGTGGGCAAGACCAGCCTCATCCACAG GTTTTGCAAGAATGTCTTTGACCGTGACTACAAGGCCACCATCGGGGTGGACTTTGAAATCGAGCGCTTCGAGATCGCTGGGATTCCCTACAGCCTGCAGAT CTGGGACACCGCAGGGCAGGAGAAGTTCAAGTGCATCGCATCTGCCTACTACCGGGGTGCCCAGGGTGAGCATCCGGGTGATGGCCTCAGCCACATATGGCAGGAGGCTCCCACTGGGCTCATAACAAGTCCAGGTCCTCCGCCCAGGCACCAAATCTGCCCTCCAAGAACCACTGAGAAAATCCCCAGCCAGCCCTTGGGGATGAGGAGACTGCTTTCCAGCCAGCTGGGCCTGGGGTTGGCCTCAGCAGTCACATCCTGCAGGGACCCTGTGCTTG TGATCATCACAGCCTTCGACCTCACTGACGTGCAGACTCTGGAGCACACCAG GCAGTGGCTGGAGGATGCACTCAGGGAGAACGAGCCGGGCTCCTGCTTCGTGTTCCTCGTTGGAACAAAGAAGGACCTTCTG TCAGGGGCTGCATGTAAGCAGGCAGAGGTGGAGGCTGTGCGCCTGGCCAACGAGATGCAGGCCGAGTACTGGTCGGTGTCAGCGAAGACAG GGGAGAACGTGAAGGCATTCTTCAGCCGTGTAGCTGCCCTGGCATTCGAGCAGTCGGTTCTGCAAGACTTGGAGAGGAGGAGCAGCGCCCGGGCCCAGGTCGGCGACGGAGACCTCATCC GAATGGAGGAGAGTCCACCCGAGACCCAGGAGAGCACGCCGTCCTCCAGCCTGGGTTGCTGTTAG
- the RAB36 gene encoding ras-related protein Rab-36 isoform X5, with amino-acid sequence MVIAQRVRSVLEASAAPPRRSGCYSDLSVEPRVDSFRCELRPEPVPDARDSSDALGSSVVLVAMVIAATGPARPGRAAPGAFATPAGHSGRMRSSLTSLGPPVSRDRIITSFPKWYTPDACLQLKEHFHGQVSTTCQRRNTGTVGLRLSKVVVVGDLYVGKTSLIHRFCKNVFDRDYKATIGVDFEIERFEIAGIPYSLQIWDTAGQEKFKCIASAYYRGAQGEHPGDGLSHIWQEAPTGLITSPGPPPRHQICPPRTTEKIPSQPLGMRRLLSSQLGLGLASAVTSCRDPVLVIITAFDLTDVQTLEHTRQWLEDALRENEPGSCFVFLVGTKKDLLSGAACKQAEVEAVRLANEMQAEYWSVSAKTGENVKAFFSRVAALAFEQSVLQDLERRSSARAQERAWRTRNSACLPLRTFVVASLTLWRTSEALRSLASSSSTPLHPAHPGQAGTTQACPP; translated from the exons ATGGTGATCGCCCAGCGCGTGCGCAGTGTCCTGGAAGCTTCTGCAGCTCCCCCGAGACGCTCTGGTTGCTACAGTGACCTCTCGGTGGAACCGCGTGTGGACTCTTTCCGATGTGAGCTCCGCCCAGAGCCCGTCCCTGACGCCAGAGATTCGTCAGACGCCCTCGGGTCCAGCGTGGTGCTGGTTGCTATGGTGATCGCGGCCACCGGCCCCGCCAGACCAGGTCGCGCAGCTCCTGGAGCCTTTGCAACTCCCGCGG GACACTCTGGAAGGATGAGGTCTTCGCTGACGTCTTTGGGGCCACCTGTGAGCCGGGACCGCATCATCACCAGCTTCCCTAAG TGGTACACCCCTGACGCCTGCCTGCAGCTCAAGGAGCACTTCCATGGGCAGGTCAGCACCACCTGCCAGCGCAGGAACACAGGGACTGTGGG GCTCCGACTCTCCAAGGTGGTTGTCGTTGGCGATCTCTACGTGGGCAAGACCAGCCTCATCCACAG GTTTTGCAAGAATGTCTTTGACCGTGACTACAAGGCCACCATCGGGGTGGACTTTGAAATCGAGCGCTTCGAGATCGCTGGGATTCCCTACAGCCTGCAGAT CTGGGACACCGCAGGGCAGGAGAAGTTCAAGTGCATCGCATCTGCCTACTACCGGGGTGCCCAGGGTGAGCATCCGGGTGATGGCCTCAGCCACATATGGCAGGAGGCTCCCACTGGGCTCATAACAAGTCCAGGTCCTCCGCCCAGGCACCAAATCTGCCCTCCAAGAACCACTGAGAAAATCCCCAGCCAGCCCTTGGGGATGAGGAGACTGCTTTCCAGCCAGCTGGGCCTGGGGTTGGCCTCAGCAGTCACATCCTGCAGGGACCCTGTGCTTG TGATCATCACAGCCTTCGACCTCACTGACGTGCAGACTCTGGAGCACACCAGGCAA TGGCTGGAGGATGCACTCAGGGAGAACGAGCCGGGCTCCTGCTTCGTGTTCCTCGTTGGAACAAAGAAGGACCTTCTG TCAGGGGCTGCATGTAAGCAGGCAGAGGTGGAGGCTGTGCGCCTGGCCAACGAGATGCAGGCCGAGTACTGGTCGGTGTCAGCGAAGACAG GGGAGAACGTGAAGGCATTCTTCAGCCGTGTAGCTGCCCTGGCATTCGAGCAGTCGGTTCTGCAAGACTTGGAGAGGAGGAGCAGCGCCCGGGCCCAG GAAAGGGCCTGGAGAACAAGAAACTCTGCGTGCCTGCCTCTCAGGACCTTTGTGGTGGCCTCCTTGACTCTTTGGAGGACATCGGAGGCCCTCCGGAGTCTGGCAAGCTCCTCATCGACACCCCTCCATCCTGCACATCCAGGACAGGCAGGCACAACCCAGGCATGCCCTCCCTag
- the RAB36 gene encoding ras-related protein Rab-36 isoform X2: MVIAQRVRSVLEASAAPPRRSGCYSDLSVEPRVDSFRCELRPEPVPDARDSSDALGSSVVLVAMVIAATGPARPGRAAPGAFATPAGHSGRMRSSLTSLGPPVSRDRIITSFPKWYTPDACLQLKEHFHGQVSTTCQRRNTGTVGLRLSKVVVVGDLYVGKTSLIHRFCKNVFDRDYKATIGVDFEIERFEIAGIPYSLQIWDTAGQEKFKCIASAYYRGAQGEHPGDGLSHIWQEAPTGLITSPGPPPRHQICPPRTTEKIPSQPLGMRRLLSSQLGLGLASAVTSCRDPVLVIITAFDLTDVQTLEHTRQWLEDALRENEPGSCFVFLVGTKKDLLSGAACKQAEVEAVRLANEMQAEYWSVSAKTGENVKAFFSRVAALAFEQSVLQDLERRSSARAQVGDGDLIRKGLENKKLCVPASQDLCGGLLDSLEDIGGPPESGKLLIDTPPSCTSRTGRHNPGMPSLVPTLSLPSGCSSMGALTTRTCPWLGAHSSPPIPSHKQVGTSGHILPASHKWRAFCQQLFWSVPRTVQYPITVLGTLWVPAAYSLAGSNC; the protein is encoded by the exons ATGGTGATCGCCCAGCGCGTGCGCAGTGTCCTGGAAGCTTCTGCAGCTCCCCCGAGACGCTCTGGTTGCTACAGTGACCTCTCGGTGGAACCGCGTGTGGACTCTTTCCGATGTGAGCTCCGCCCAGAGCCCGTCCCTGACGCCAGAGATTCGTCAGACGCCCTCGGGTCCAGCGTGGTGCTGGTTGCTATGGTGATCGCGGCCACCGGCCCCGCCAGACCAGGTCGCGCAGCTCCTGGAGCCTTTGCAACTCCCGCGG GACACTCTGGAAGGATGAGGTCTTCGCTGACGTCTTTGGGGCCACCTGTGAGCCGGGACCGCATCATCACCAGCTTCCCTAAG TGGTACACCCCTGACGCCTGCCTGCAGCTCAAGGAGCACTTCCATGGGCAGGTCAGCACCACCTGCCAGCGCAGGAACACAGGGACTGTGGG GCTCCGACTCTCCAAGGTGGTTGTCGTTGGCGATCTCTACGTGGGCAAGACCAGCCTCATCCACAG GTTTTGCAAGAATGTCTTTGACCGTGACTACAAGGCCACCATCGGGGTGGACTTTGAAATCGAGCGCTTCGAGATCGCTGGGATTCCCTACAGCCTGCAGAT CTGGGACACCGCAGGGCAGGAGAAGTTCAAGTGCATCGCATCTGCCTACTACCGGGGTGCCCAGGGTGAGCATCCGGGTGATGGCCTCAGCCACATATGGCAGGAGGCTCCCACTGGGCTCATAACAAGTCCAGGTCCTCCGCCCAGGCACCAAATCTGCCCTCCAAGAACCACTGAGAAAATCCCCAGCCAGCCCTTGGGGATGAGGAGACTGCTTTCCAGCCAGCTGGGCCTGGGGTTGGCCTCAGCAGTCACATCCTGCAGGGACCCTGTGCTTG TGATCATCACAGCCTTCGACCTCACTGACGTGCAGACTCTGGAGCACACCAG GCAGTGGCTGGAGGATGCACTCAGGGAGAACGAGCCGGGCTCCTGCTTCGTGTTCCTCGTTGGAACAAAGAAGGACCTTCTG TCAGGGGCTGCATGTAAGCAGGCAGAGGTGGAGGCTGTGCGCCTGGCCAACGAGATGCAGGCCGAGTACTGGTCGGTGTCAGCGAAGACAG GGGAGAACGTGAAGGCATTCTTCAGCCGTGTAGCTGCCCTGGCATTCGAGCAGTCGGTTCTGCAAGACTTGGAGAGGAGGAGCAGCGCCCGGGCCCAGGTCGGCGACGGAGACCTCATCC GAAAGGGCCTGGAGAACAAGAAACTCTGCGTGCCTGCCTCTCAGGACCTTTGTGGTGGCCTCCTTGACTCTTTGGAGGACATCGGAGGCCCTCCGGAGTCTGGCAAGCTCCTCATCGACACCCCTCCATCCTGCACATCCAGGACAGGCAGGCACAACCCAGGCATGCCCTCCCTagtgcccactctctctctgccctcaggtTGCTCTTCTATGGGGGCTTTAACTACCCgcacctgcccctggctgggtgcccactcctccccacccatCCCATCCCACAAGCAGGTGGGCACATCTGGGCATATCCTGCCTGCTTCTCATAAATGGCGAGCATTTTGCCAACAGCTGTTCTGGTCAGTGCCCCGAACAGTACAGTACCCCATAACGGTGTTGGGCACACTGTGGGTGCCCGCTGCATATTCACTGGCTGGCAGCAATTGCTAA
- the RAB36 gene encoding ras-related protein Rab-36 isoform X7: MVIAQRVRSVLEASAAPPRRSGCYSDLSVEPRVDSFRCELRPEPVPDARDSSDALGSSVVLVAMVIAATGPARPGRAAPGAFATPAGHSGRMRSSLTSLGPPVSRDRIITSFPKWYTPDACLQLKEHFHGQVSTTCQRRNTGTVGLRLSKVVVVGDLYVGKTSLIHRFCKNVFDRDYKATIGVDFEIERFEIAGIPYSLQIWDTAGQEKFKCIASAYYRGAQGEHPGDGLSHIWQEAPTGLITSPGPPPRHQICPPRTTEKIPSQPLGMRRLLSSQLGLGLASAVTSCRDPVLVIITAFDLTDVQTLEHTRQWLEDALRENEPGSCFVFLVGTKKDLLSGAACKQAEVEAVRLANEMQAEYWSVSAKTGENVKAFFSRVAALAFEQSVLQDLERRSSARAQEWRRVHPRPRRARRPPAWVAVSWGLHQKPLLPAHTWAVPPMTVDGVT; the protein is encoded by the exons ATGGTGATCGCCCAGCGCGTGCGCAGTGTCCTGGAAGCTTCTGCAGCTCCCCCGAGACGCTCTGGTTGCTACAGTGACCTCTCGGTGGAACCGCGTGTGGACTCTTTCCGATGTGAGCTCCGCCCAGAGCCCGTCCCTGACGCCAGAGATTCGTCAGACGCCCTCGGGTCCAGCGTGGTGCTGGTTGCTATGGTGATCGCGGCCACCGGCCCCGCCAGACCAGGTCGCGCAGCTCCTGGAGCCTTTGCAACTCCCGCGG GACACTCTGGAAGGATGAGGTCTTCGCTGACGTCTTTGGGGCCACCTGTGAGCCGGGACCGCATCATCACCAGCTTCCCTAAG TGGTACACCCCTGACGCCTGCCTGCAGCTCAAGGAGCACTTCCATGGGCAGGTCAGCACCACCTGCCAGCGCAGGAACACAGGGACTGTGGG GCTCCGACTCTCCAAGGTGGTTGTCGTTGGCGATCTCTACGTGGGCAAGACCAGCCTCATCCACAG GTTTTGCAAGAATGTCTTTGACCGTGACTACAAGGCCACCATCGGGGTGGACTTTGAAATCGAGCGCTTCGAGATCGCTGGGATTCCCTACAGCCTGCAGAT CTGGGACACCGCAGGGCAGGAGAAGTTCAAGTGCATCGCATCTGCCTACTACCGGGGTGCCCAGGGTGAGCATCCGGGTGATGGCCTCAGCCACATATGGCAGGAGGCTCCCACTGGGCTCATAACAAGTCCAGGTCCTCCGCCCAGGCACCAAATCTGCCCTCCAAGAACCACTGAGAAAATCCCCAGCCAGCCCTTGGGGATGAGGAGACTGCTTTCCAGCCAGCTGGGCCTGGGGTTGGCCTCAGCAGTCACATCCTGCAGGGACCCTGTGCTTG TGATCATCACAGCCTTCGACCTCACTGACGTGCAGACTCTGGAGCACACCAG GCAGTGGCTGGAGGATGCACTCAGGGAGAACGAGCCGGGCTCCTGCTTCGTGTTCCTCGTTGGAACAAAGAAGGACCTTCTG TCAGGGGCTGCATGTAAGCAGGCAGAGGTGGAGGCTGTGCGCCTGGCCAACGAGATGCAGGCCGAGTACTGGTCGGTGTCAGCGAAGACAG GGGAGAACGTGAAGGCATTCTTCAGCCGTGTAGCTGCCCTGGCATTCGAGCAGTCGGTTCTGCAAGACTTGGAGAGGAGGAGCAGCGCCCGGGCCCAG GAATGGAGGAGAGTCCACCCGAGACCCAGGAGAGCACGCCGTCCTCCAGCCTGGGTTGCTGTTAGCTGGGGCCTGCATCAGAAGCCTCTACTCCCCGCACACACATGGGCAGTGCCTCCCATGACTGTGGATGGGGTGACATGA
- the RAB36 gene encoding ras-related protein Rab-36 isoform X6, with product MVIAQRVRSVLEASAAPPRRSGCYSDLSVEPRVDSFRCELRPEPVPDARDSSDALGSSVVLVAMVIAATGPARPGRAAPGAFATPAGHSGRMRSSLTSLGPPVSRDRIITSFPKWYTPDACLQLKEHFHGQVSTTCQRRNTGTVGLRLSKVVVVGDLYVGKTSLIHRFCKNVFDRDYKATIGVDFEIERFEIAGIPYSLQIWDTAGQEKFKCIASAYYRGAQGEHPGDGLSHIWQEAPTGLITSPGPPPRHQICPPRTTEKIPSQPLGMRRLLSSQLGLGLASAVTSCRDPVLVIITAFDLTDVQTLEHTRQWLEDALRENEPGSCFVFLVGTKKDLLSGAACKQAEVEAVRLANEMQAEYWSVSAKTGENVKAFFSRVAALAFEQSVLQDLERRSSARAQEWRRVHPRPRRARRPPAWVAVSWGLHQKPLLPAHTWAVPPMTVDGVT from the exons ATGGTGATCGCCCAGCGCGTGCGCAGTGTCCTGGAAGCTTCTGCAGCTCCCCCGAGACGCTCTGGTTGCTACAGTGACCTCTCGGTGGAACCGCGTGTGGACTCTTTCCGATGTGAGCTCCGCCCAGAGCCCGTCCCTGACGCCAGAGATTCGTCAGACGCCCTCGGGTCCAGCGTGGTGCTGGTTGCTATGGTGATCGCGGCCACCGGCCCCGCCAGACCAGGTCGCGCAGCTCCTGGAGCCTTTGCAACTCCCGCGG GACACTCTGGAAGGATGAGGTCTTCGCTGACGTCTTTGGGGCCACCTGTGAGCCGGGACCGCATCATCACCAGCTTCCCTAAG TGGTACACCCCTGACGCCTGCCTGCAGCTCAAGGAGCACTTCCATGGGCAGGTCAGCACCACCTGCCAGCGCAGGAACACAGGGACTGTGGG GCTCCGACTCTCCAAGGTGGTTGTCGTTGGCGATCTCTACGTGGGCAAGACCAGCCTCATCCACAG GTTTTGCAAGAATGTCTTTGACCGTGACTACAAGGCCACCATCGGGGTGGACTTTGAAATCGAGCGCTTCGAGATCGCTGGGATTCCCTACAGCCTGCAGAT CTGGGACACCGCAGGGCAGGAGAAGTTCAAGTGCATCGCATCTGCCTACTACCGGGGTGCCCAGGGTGAGCATCCGGGTGATGGCCTCAGCCACATATGGCAGGAGGCTCCCACTGGGCTCATAACAAGTCCAGGTCCTCCGCCCAGGCACCAAATCTGCCCTCCAAGAACCACTGAGAAAATCCCCAGCCAGCCCTTGGGGATGAGGAGACTGCTTTCCAGCCAGCTGGGCCTGGGGTTGGCCTCAGCAGTCACATCCTGCAGGGACCCTGTGCTTG TGATCATCACAGCCTTCGACCTCACTGACGTGCAGACTCTGGAGCACACCAGGCAA TGGCTGGAGGATGCACTCAGGGAGAACGAGCCGGGCTCCTGCTTCGTGTTCCTCGTTGGAACAAAGAAGGACCTTCTG TCAGGGGCTGCATGTAAGCAGGCAGAGGTGGAGGCTGTGCGCCTGGCCAACGAGATGCAGGCCGAGTACTGGTCGGTGTCAGCGAAGACAG GGGAGAACGTGAAGGCATTCTTCAGCCGTGTAGCTGCCCTGGCATTCGAGCAGTCGGTTCTGCAAGACTTGGAGAGGAGGAGCAGCGCCCGGGCCCAG GAATGGAGGAGAGTCCACCCGAGACCCAGGAGAGCACGCCGTCCTCCAGCCTGGGTTGCTGTTAGCTGGGGCCTGCATCAGAAGCCTCTACTCCCCGCACACACATGGGCAGTGCCTCCCATGACTGTGGATGGGGTGACATGA
- the RAB36 gene encoding ras-related protein Rab-36 isoform X3, with product MVIAQRVRSVLEASAAPPRRSGCYSDLSVEPRVDSFRCELRPEPVPDARDSSDALGSSVVLVAMVIAATGPARPGRAAPGAFATPAGHSGRMRSSLTSLGPPVSRDRIITSFPKWYTPDACLQLKEHFHGQVSTTCQRRNTGTVGLRLSKVVVVGDLYVGKTSLIHRFCKNVFDRDYKATIGVDFEIERFEIAGIPYSLQIWDTAGQEKFKCIASAYYRGAQVIITAFDLTDVQTLEHTRQWLEDALRENEPGSCFVFLVGTKKDLLSGAACKQAEVEAVRLANEMQAEYWSVSAKTGENVKAFFSRVAALAFEQSVLQDLERRSSARAQVGDGDLIRKGLENKKLCVPASQDLCGGLLDSLEDIGGPPESGKLLIDTPPSCTSRTGRHNPGMPSLVPTLSLPSGCSSMGALTTRTCPWLGAHSSPPIPSHKQVGTSGHILPASHKWRAFCQQLFWSVPRTVQYPITVLGTLWVPAAYSLAGSNC from the exons ATGGTGATCGCCCAGCGCGTGCGCAGTGTCCTGGAAGCTTCTGCAGCTCCCCCGAGACGCTCTGGTTGCTACAGTGACCTCTCGGTGGAACCGCGTGTGGACTCTTTCCGATGTGAGCTCCGCCCAGAGCCCGTCCCTGACGCCAGAGATTCGTCAGACGCCCTCGGGTCCAGCGTGGTGCTGGTTGCTATGGTGATCGCGGCCACCGGCCCCGCCAGACCAGGTCGCGCAGCTCCTGGAGCCTTTGCAACTCCCGCGG GACACTCTGGAAGGATGAGGTCTTCGCTGACGTCTTTGGGGCCACCTGTGAGCCGGGACCGCATCATCACCAGCTTCCCTAAG TGGTACACCCCTGACGCCTGCCTGCAGCTCAAGGAGCACTTCCATGGGCAGGTCAGCACCACCTGCCAGCGCAGGAACACAGGGACTGTGGG GCTCCGACTCTCCAAGGTGGTTGTCGTTGGCGATCTCTACGTGGGCAAGACCAGCCTCATCCACAG GTTTTGCAAGAATGTCTTTGACCGTGACTACAAGGCCACCATCGGGGTGGACTTTGAAATCGAGCGCTTCGAGATCGCTGGGATTCCCTACAGCCTGCAGAT CTGGGACACCGCAGGGCAGGAGAAGTTCAAGTGCATCGCATCTGCCTACTACCGGGGTGCCCAGG TGATCATCACAGCCTTCGACCTCACTGACGTGCAGACTCTGGAGCACACCAGGCAA TGGCTGGAGGATGCACTCAGGGAGAACGAGCCGGGCTCCTGCTTCGTGTTCCTCGTTGGAACAAAGAAGGACCTTCTG TCAGGGGCTGCATGTAAGCAGGCAGAGGTGGAGGCTGTGCGCCTGGCCAACGAGATGCAGGCCGAGTACTGGTCGGTGTCAGCGAAGACAG GGGAGAACGTGAAGGCATTCTTCAGCCGTGTAGCTGCCCTGGCATTCGAGCAGTCGGTTCTGCAAGACTTGGAGAGGAGGAGCAGCGCCCGGGCCCAGGTCGGCGACGGAGACCTCATCC GAAAGGGCCTGGAGAACAAGAAACTCTGCGTGCCTGCCTCTCAGGACCTTTGTGGTGGCCTCCTTGACTCTTTGGAGGACATCGGAGGCCCTCCGGAGTCTGGCAAGCTCCTCATCGACACCCCTCCATCCTGCACATCCAGGACAGGCAGGCACAACCCAGGCATGCCCTCCCTagtgcccactctctctctgccctcaggtTGCTCTTCTATGGGGGCTTTAACTACCCgcacctgcccctggctgggtgcccactcctccccacccatCCCATCCCACAAGCAGGTGGGCACATCTGGGCATATCCTGCCTGCTTCTCATAAATGGCGAGCATTTTGCCAACAGCTGTTCTGGTCAGTGCCCCGAACAGTACAGTACCCCATAACGGTGTTGGGCACACTGTGGGTGCCCGCTGCATATTCACTGGCTGGCAGCAATTGCTAA